From Mobula birostris isolate sMobBir1 chromosome 22, sMobBir1.hap1, whole genome shotgun sequence, the proteins below share one genomic window:
- the ran gene encoding GTP-binding nuclear protein Ran, with translation MGEQGEPQVQFKLVLVGDGGTGKTTFVKRHLTGEFEKKYVATLGVEVHPLIFHTNRGAIRFNVWDTAGQEKFGGLRDGYYIQAQCAIIMFDVTSRVTYKNVPNWHRDLVRVCENIPIVLCGNKVDIKDRKVKAKSIVFHRKKNLQYYDISAKSNYNFEKPFLWLARKLIGDPNLEFVAMPALAPPEVQMDPALAAQYEEDLKIAQDTALPDEDDDL, from the exons ATGGGCGAACAGGGAGAACCTCAAGTTCAGTTCAAG CTTGTACTTGTCGGAGATGGTGGCACTGGTAAAACAACTTTTGTGAAGCGCCATTTGACTGGTGAATTTGAAAAGAAGTATGTAG CAACTTTGGGAGTTGAAGTTCACCCATTAATATTCCATACCAACAGAGGAGCTATCAGATTCAATGTGTGGGATACTGCTGGTCAAGAGAAATTTGGCGGTCTCCGGGATGGTTATTATATTCAAG CTCAGTGTGCCATTATCATGTTTGATGTAACCTCACGGGTGACATACAAGAATGTGCCTAACTGGCATCGAGATCTGGTGCGTGTGTGTGAAAACATCCCCATCGTGCTGTGTGGCAATAAAGTTGACATTAAAGACAGAAAAGTGAAGGCAAAGTCTATTGTCTTCCACAGAAAGAAGAACCTCCAG TACTATGACATTTCTGCCAAAAGTAACTACAACTTTGAGAAGCCGTTCCTGTGGCTTGCCAGGAAGCTCATTGGAGATCCCAACTTGGAGTTTGTTGCTATGCCAGCCTTGGCACCACCAGAGGTTCAGATGGACCCGGCACTAGCTGCACAATATGAAGAGGATCTCAAG ATTGCTCAAGACACTGCGTTACCAGATGAGGATGATGACCTGTGA